Part of the Streptomyces sp. WMMC500 genome is shown below.
GCAGGAGGGAGTTGAGCAGGTCGGCGGCGGCGTCGAGGTGCTGGTCCTCGACGGCTTCGAAGACGGCGCGTAGCTGCTCGGCGGTGCGGGCCAGGTACGCCGCAGCCGCGGGTGCGGCCCCGGCTTCGCCGGGGAGGGCGGCGGCGACGGCCGCCGGCAGGTCGGCGTCGCGGGGGGCGGTGTAGGGGCGACCGCGGGCGGTGCCGTCGGTGAGGGTGTTCACCAGGGCGGCGGACACGTCCAGCAGCGTCGCTACGTGACTGTCGAACATCACTTGACCGGTCACCCCTCGGGTCCTAGTTTCGTCACTGACATTATCTGATTCGCCGGTGACGGGGTGGTGGGGCGTGGGCCGTCTGCCGGCGGGGCAACGGTTGCCGCGGAGCGTCTGGGTGCTCGTCGCCGCCCGCACCGTCAACCGCCTCGGGGCGTTCTCCCTGCCCTTTCTCGCCGTGCTGATCACGAGGCGGTACGACGCCCCACCCGCGACCGCGGGGCTGGTGGTCGCCCTCTTCGGGCTCGCCACGATTCCCTCGCGGCTCGCCGGCGGCCGGCTGGCCGACCGGTACGGGCGGCGGCGCACCATGCTCGTCGGACTGGTGGGCTGCGCCGTGGCGCAGGCGGGGGTCGCCGCCGCACCGAACCTGGCCGTCGTCGTGGGGTTCGCCGTGCTGCTCGGGCTGGTCTTCGAGCTGTACGAGCCGCCGAGCCAGGCGATGATCGCCGACGCCGTGGGGGACGCCGCGCGGGTGCGCGCGTACAGCCTGCTCAACGCCGCGCTCGCGGTGGCGGGTCTGGCCGCCGGAGTGCTCGCCGCAGGGCTCGGCCGGTGGGATCTGCGCTGGCTGTTCGTCGCCGACGCCGTCACATGCCTGCTGTGCGCGCTCGTCGTACGCATCGCCCTGCCCGCCGACGGGCCGGGAGCGGACCGGCGCGGGGACGGCCGTACCGCGGTCGCGCCGTGGCGTGACCGCACGCTCCTCGCG
Proteins encoded:
- a CDS encoding MFS transporter, which codes for MGRLPAGQRLPRSVWVLVAARTVNRLGAFSLPFLAVLITRRYDAPPATAGLVVALFGLATIPSRLAGGRLADRYGRRRTMLVGLVGCAVAQAGVAAAPNLAVVVGFAVLLGLVFELYEPPSQAMIADAVGDAARVRAYSLLNAALAVAGLAAGVLAAGLGRWDLRWLFVADAVTCLLCALVVRIALPADGPGADRRGDGRTAVAPWRDRTLLAMLGTGTLFALVYLQITVMLPLALDRRGLQPADAGLLLAVSALVIVAGQPLLRLNPLSARSAPGAFATGGVLLAAGLAGYAVADGFGAHVAATVVWSLGDLLLVGRALAVVAGLAPPGGTGRYLAVYGTGWGIAAVVAPLLGTQLLDRAGVAGMWSVMAGLCAVLAVVQPAVVRAAAGRRRTCTCVS